One Archangium violaceum genomic window, ACCCTCTTCCTGGACGAGCTGGGCGAGCTCCCCCTGGCCGTGCAACCCAAGCTGCTGCGCGCGCTGGAGCGCCGGCAGGTCAAGCGCGTGGGCGCGGATGGGTACCGGAGCGTGGACGTGCGCTTCGTGGCCGCCACGCACCGCGACCTGCGCGAGGCCGTCAACCGCGGACAGTTCCGCGAGGACCTGTACTTCCGGCTCGCCGTGGGCATGGTGCGCGTGCCACCGCTGCGCTCGCACCTGGAGGATCTGCCGCACCTGCTGGAGCACCTGTGGACGGAGACGTTCCGCTCGCTCGGCCTGCCGCCCCGGCCCTTCACCGCCCCCAGCCCCGAGACGCTGCACCAGCTCTCCACCCTGCCCTGGCGCGGCAACGTGCGCGAGCTGCGCAACTTCGTCGAGCGCAGCGTGGCCCTCTCCGGCGCGCTGGATGCCTCGTTCCTCCAGGCGGCCAGCGCTCCGGCGGCGTCGGCCGGGGCCCCCACCGTGCGCGTGGAGCTGCCCTACAAGGAGGCCAAGGAGGCCTGGCTCGCCCACTTCGAGGAGACGTACCTGCGCCAGCGCCTGGCGGCCTCGGGCGGAAACGTGAGCCAGATGGCGCGCGAGGCCGAGGTGGACCGGGCCCACGTCATCAAGCTGTTGCGCAAGCACGCGGTGCGCTGACGTCCATGCTCTCCCCTTCCCCCGTGCCATGAACCCAGCTCCCAAGCCGCGCTGTCCGACGTGCCAGAGCGAGTACGCGGAGGACGTCTCGTACTGTCCCCGAGACGGCGCGGCGCTGCTGCCCGCCGTGCTGGAGGGCCGCTACCGGTTGCTGTCGCAGCTCGGCGCGGGAGGCATGGGTGTGGTGTACCTCGCCGAGCACCTGGGCCTGCGCAAGAGCGTGGCGGTGAAGCTGCTGCGCGGTGAGCTGTCGCGAGATCCCACCTTCGCCCGCCGCTTCGAGCAGGAGGCCATCGCCGCCAGCCAGATCGGCCACGAGCACATCGTCAACGTGACGGACCTGGGCCGCACCCCCACCGGTGAGCTCTTCTACGTCATGGAATTGCTGGAGGGAGAGAGCCTCGGGGCGCTGCTGCTGCGCGAACACTTCCTCCCGCTGGGGCGCGCCGTGCCCATCCTGACGCAGGTGTGCCGGGCACTCGAGGCGGCGCATGCGCGCGGCATCGTCCACCGGGACGTGAAGCCGCAGAACGTGATGCTCCTGCGGCGCCAGGGGCAGGCGGACTTCGTCAAGGTGGTGGACTTCGGCATCTCCAAGGTGATGCAGGGGCAGCCGGGCAACGGGCTCACCGAGGCGGGCGCCATCCTCGGCACCGCCAACTACATGGCCCCGGAGCAGGCGGCGGGTGGACCGGTGGATGCCCGGGCGGATGTGTACTCGGTGGGTGTGCTCACCTACGAGCTCTGCACCGGCTCGCGCCCCTTCCGTGGGGACAACACCTTCGCCACGATGTTGCAGCACCTGGAGGCCACCGCCGAGCCCCCCAGCCGGCGCCGCCCGGACCTCGGCCTGCCGCCGGAGCTGGACGCGCTGGTGCTGAGCGCGCTCGCCAAGGACCCGGCCGCTCGCCCCATCCTGGAGACATTCCGAGCCGGGCTGGAGGCGCTCGTTACGGGCCGCGTGCCCGTGCTCCCGCCCGCCACACCGCCCGTTCCGCCTACCGTGGCCGAGCCCCTCGAGCCCACCGCGGTGTCCACCCGGAGCCTGGAGTCGGTCCACCGTCGCGGGCGCGGCGGGCTCCTCGCGGGAGGAGTGGGCGCCCTGCTGCTCCTCGGCGGCGTGGGGCTGTGGGCGGTCACCTCGCGAGGCCCGGCCGTGGAGCCCTCGAAGGAGTCCGCTCCCCCGCCGGCTCCGGCCCGTCCACGCCTGTCCATCACCTCGCGGCCCGAGGGCGCCACGGTGACGCTGGGCGGGCGGGTGCTCGGAGTCACGCCCCTGGAACTGGAGCGCCCGGACGGAGACGCCGGCCCCCTACGCCTCACCCTGGAGGGCCACACCCCCGAGGTGCTCGAGCGCCTGCCCGAGGGCGAGCGGCTGGAAGTCACGCTGAAGAAACCACCGCCGCCGCGCGTGCGGCCCGACAAGCCCCGGACGGGCAAGGCCCAGGGCAACGTCCAGGACCTCAAGCCCAACCCCTTCTGAACCGACGATGACCACCCGCCAC contains:
- a CDS encoding serine/threonine-protein kinase, whose amino-acid sequence is MNPAPKPRCPTCQSEYAEDVSYCPRDGAALLPAVLEGRYRLLSQLGAGGMGVVYLAEHLGLRKSVAVKLLRGELSRDPTFARRFEQEAIAASQIGHEHIVNVTDLGRTPTGELFYVMELLEGESLGALLLREHFLPLGRAVPILTQVCRALEAAHARGIVHRDVKPQNVMLLRRQGQADFVKVVDFGISKVMQGQPGNGLTEAGAILGTANYMAPEQAAGGPVDARADVYSVGVLTYELCTGSRPFRGDNTFATMLQHLEATAEPPSRRRPDLGLPPELDALVLSALAKDPAARPILETFRAGLEALVTGRVPVLPPATPPVPPTVAEPLEPTAVSTRSLESVHRRGRGGLLAGGVGALLLLGGVGLWAVTSRGPAVEPSKESAPPPAPARPRLSITSRPEGATVTLGGRVLGVTPLELERPDGDAGPLRLTLEGHTPEVLERLPEGERLEVTLKKPPPPRVRPDKPRTGKAQGNVQDLKPNPF